A stretch of DNA from Vanacampus margaritifer isolate UIUO_Vmar chromosome 1, RoL_Vmar_1.0, whole genome shotgun sequence:
ccgtccacaaattacatttccagagtgaccagtgtcaatggtgacttgactggtaATTTGAGCCTCTGTAACACGCAACTTGTAGATGGTCCCTAACTTCAACTCACTATGAGTCGGCCGGCTGAACGAGTCGGCCAGTTTCATCAGGCTTTTGGCTGGTCACAAATCTTTGGCGAGTCCGCCGTGGCTctactgcttttgaagaagtgcttctttgctataGGGCGTAATTCCACCTTTGATGTCTGCTATGGGACGCAATAATTCCTCGTGAGTCTCTTTGTTGTCACTAAGCAGGCATGTCATTCAATCTATATTTTAGGCACGCGATATGTcacgatgatcacgtgactgtccaaaatggccaatactgtacttaattaaaaaatattcataaaaagtgctataaaatcaGGGAAAAGTTGAAATGAACTATTTCACAGAATAGATGGTTAGTTTTTCATAAGTCTTTTATTCCTTTTAAGTATGCTGGCATAATGTTTTTGCATGTATGCACGGTATTTTACAGAGGATATGTATGATAACAGAAATGCCCTTTTTTCACTCGTGCTAAGTGTTTGTGAGATGCCATTTATTGTAAGGCGGCACAGGGTTACTGTTTGTTTACTACTGAGGGATTTAACATGCAGGCGCTAGACTGGACAGGAACGGACAATGTGCACAATGTAAACATGcttagtagaagaagaaacgtTTAATGGAAAACTAATTAACCTGTGATGAAGTGATCTGAGCAAATCTTGGAGTATTTCGTGGGTTCATCTTTTCTGTTGACACTGGCTAACCACAGTCTGCGACGTGATTACTGaaggaaatattctgtttctgtttcaatttcaatttcattacTGATTTAGTGAAATCACCTTCATGTGCTCGGATCTTTGGAATGGAATAGAATCCCAATGTACAAGTTCCGTCAGCTTTCTTAGTACAACCATGTACCAAACACGTAGCAACCATATTGGTTATGTAAAGGAAAACGTGTCAACtgctagaaaaaaacaaaaaatatggtaGACGCACGACGTGGTGACGTCACACGGGAACTATCTATAAGTTGCAATAACTGGTGTTCCCACGTTTAAATTTTGTAACTGTCATTGAAAGTGGGCTTATGCAAAGTTTCCATCTAAGGTGGATAGTTCGgctcacacatacagtatatgttgcaTGTTTATGACACAAATTGTCTAACAGATTACTGACAGACGATACTTGAACAAGAATGAACCTCAAGAAAATGTTAGAAGTCGAGTCGTCAAATGCATGTGACGGCGAGCCGGAAACGCACAACTCCTGGTGCTCTTTCCCATTATCGTCCTTCCATGTCGTCCATTGTGTTCGTTCTACGACAAGCACCATGTAGGTCACATTGGCGCATTTGATCCACAGTTGACCTTTACTAAGTAACAAAGCCTCACGTTGGTGACGTAGCATTAGAATTTTGGGTAACATGCTAAGAGCAGCATAGCATTGTTTCATAATACATGAAACAGGTATAGGtgcaccttgtttttttttgtttttttgtgactgaAGTTTTACTTGAGGCCGATTGTATAGCTTTATCCAGAGCCTAGAACTATTGAACTGCTGTAATTGGCCAGTCTGTGTTTACAGGGGTGTGGCTTAATgaaaagtcaattaaaaaaacatgtatgaCCTCAGAGGATGTTTATAAAAAGCCCAATAACATTTCACCAATGCTCACAATATTTTCTCatcatttgtattaatttttataaatgtaatatatatatatatttttttttaagtacattctATTTTTGAAGGGAAACTAGCTAGAAACAAAAAAGTAGGCCAATGTCAAATGATCCCTTCACATGCTTGCTCAATATTCTCATTTTCGAGGAAGTTCACATGCCTTGTGTCCCAGGGTCAGTGAATGCAACAGAATCTTAAATGCATCAAACCTAATCAGGCTTGAACGTGGCtgacaaaagttttgttgttgttttttttattgaaaccgATTACCATTTTGTACATATGTGCATTTAAAggtgttttctgtgttttgttatgATAGCTGGACTGTCAGAAGCTAAATCACAGACAATGTTCTTTGCAGACAGTCCCGATATATAAAgatgcatatatattttaatatattatggACACTTTTGTAATATACAAATATAGCTGTATCTTTGCTGTTATTAGTCTTATAAACTGTTGTTGTGCTAAAATTATCCAAGAGAATAGAATAGTTAGTTGTATACTTCACAGTTTGTTGTCCCAGCCGCATTTCTGGCTACTTGTTTGGTAAAACTGCACAATCTACAAGGCacacgtgagatcgagtccttcctgggtggagtttacatgttctccccgtgcttgcgtgggttttcaccgggtactccggtttcctcccacattccaaagacatgcatggcaggttaattgaacactccaaattgtccataggtgtgattgtgagaatggttgttcgtctctgtgtgccctgcgattggctggcaaccagttcagggtgtaccccacctactgcccgaagccagctggaataggctcccgcgacccttgtgaggaaaagcggtcaagaaaatggatggatgaatggattatatttagggatgcaccgaaatgaaacattttggcCAAAACTGAAATGCCGATTTTTTGtgtgccaatttttactatgattgcatttattttaactaattaaaattataatattattataaaatatgtatttagcaCGGGCATTTTTGAAAcgtacaatataaattgaaatgtaccCACACCACCGACATGTttgctaatggtacattaaacaccaaatgagggttgagcattttttggcggtgcgattgcactttatagtcaatgtagttcgcacaggtGGGCACGGATGCGggcggcgggacaaggtgcgaCACATTTGAAATCCGcgcattcacatattcaccaaagattaaaaataaataaatacatttgttcggctaatcggcttcgggaacggactgcaaagccACACACAGCGTTCTGTACAAGtcagatagcggtaagtgtttccgaatttaaaactgttgatagcaatggtgctagcattagctaaagtagtTAACAcggccggtgaaaaagtggaagcgttcggaAAAACAAGAAGGGAAGGCgcagcaggagaaagagtggctcacctgtagttcACCTGgcaattctgtctttttttgaccaacttaaatgttgtacaccaagcgacgcccctctcctccggtgtgcgcaatgaccccgggagTTGCTCAGGCGCAAACTCGCACGGtaaaaagccagcgagaagcaAGGAGACACTCACCtccgcgttcgctgtttaattcaaacagacgcttgcttgcagcgtttttttttttttgcttgcgtcaccacaacatcctattttggccatattctttcagctttaattttattttgaccgAAAAATTTTCGTTGGCCAAATagtcggtgcatcactaattatattatattatattatattatattatattgcctGGACTCTGAGAGCGTAAATGTGCGCGTGCGTTTGTGTATGATGTGCAGCGCAAGTACACcgctcatgttgtttttttctgcagaGTCAGACTGCTTGGACAAAGAGGCCACAAACTAATGAGCTCactgacacagacacacactgacACCAATCTCTTTGGGTTTAACATAGAGGACAACATCATCTCTGTCAGCTCATATCAtaccgcagcagcagcagcagcagcaacagcagctcaAGCAAAGTTTGCAAAGCTACAGGAAAACTTTGTGATGTAATCTGATATTTGTCAGCGTGCAAAGCAAACACGGAAAAAGCGGACTTTGTGTGCGAGCAGCTTTTTGGCTGCAACAGTCAGAGCTGGCACGAACCCCATTGCTAAACACGTgaacatttgaataaaatatgaagCACGTCGCCTTGATGGCAACTCTCCAGAAAAGGCAAGCTTGCATGTGCACATATACAAGTCAACCATGGGCTATAAAAGGGCCCGTCTCTAATCTAGGTCACATCACGTGGGACGCATGAGACCGACTTCGACAGGATCTTTTACAATGAATGGCGCCATTGCTGCTTGGCCAGGGTGACACTGCCAGGGCAACGTCACCAAATGGGAGACTATTTGTCATTTGTCGCTGGGGGAAGGGAGTGCACACGACGGCCAGCAACATGCGACGATTAATATTTATTGACGAGGGGCAATGAGGGGGTGCAAGTAGGTGCATCAGCGGTCCGTCACTGTTTATATCGCTAACATCATACCATTTTCCACTGTGCAAAGCAACGGCTTTGAGGAGATGATAAACACAATACACCATTCCGTCACGCCCACACTTAAGCCAGGTGGTGATGCCCGAACTCTACATGCAAGTCAAAGCTGATGTTGTTGAGGTGCTTGCCGTATGAAAGCTTTTGGCCTCATATTAAGTTTTAAGTATGCAGAGGATGTTGGGAAACTTTTAaaacaggggtcagcaacctttcctgtcaaaagagccatttaaggtcaaataaataacccaaaaattgtCTGGAGCCGCAAGCAAGGAAGGAAACATTGTGTTAGCGttagggcccaagagctaattagagctgcatcataacagaaaaatatgcaatatccaatactttgagattcattttcttgtcttccattttttaatatattttttaataaatcatttttcatacttttttatGGATATGTGAAAtgtttctgcctctcttcttccttttttggttccttttttttgtacttttttgctatcaattttctgaaagttttggcaattttgtggacatttcatAGTAAGtttttgcttttcctcttcccctttggacattttaaggtcactttttggacattttaaggtcactttttggacattttatttatctatttatttatttaaactttttcatctacctttgtctctctttttctaacaactttttttgaatatatatttttaatttaataattaattaatttaatgaatattttatctgaaaaaaaatgaagaaaataaaatcatttcttttttttcttttttgagatcCACGGGGAGCCAcgggagagggactaaagagccacaggtTGTAGACCCCTTTCTGAAACCTTCAAAAATTGCCACCACTGTGCTCAGTGATGAACTCAGTTCTACTATATGCCCATCATGCCCCTAAAATACATAAGTGAGCAAAGCATGGAACATAATGAAGATGACTCAGCCACAGTGACTGCTATGAAACAAGCTATCAGACAGATATGCAAGGGAATACAACCACCTGCTGGAGTGCAATGAAGTTGACCACAGATTTCGCACCCTGGACCCAAATAGCATAGCCACAACCCCCCCAAGAAGACTATTTATAGGTTCCATATGCCTGATAATAGTAATGGTTTGTATATACACAGTTTATGCCAACATTAACACAACGCTGGTGTTCTACCACCGCAGTAAACCTGGCAGGTCAACACGTTCTGTCTTATTAGTTCAGGTTGTCATCTGTGAGTGTTTGACAGTCACACGGTGCTTTGGAATCACTGTAAAAGTGTCGATTTAGCATTCGGACGCAGGCAGAGATGTCTCAAAAAATGAGTATAGATGTCATCAAATGTGCCATATGACTCTCTCTCCAAAGTAGTGGAAACACCAAAGGCTGATGCACAAGCGCTTCATAAATGCAAGCTCATCAAAATGATGGTGGGATCAACTTTGCCTTTTCTGACAACGTTCTTGCCAACTGATTGCTGAGGTGTTTTCTGGTTTTAAAGAGGTATCGTACATCGCTGGCATTGGGCGCAATCATCACATGTCCAAAACCATCACTTTTCACGATACCAAAACGACAACATTAACATTCCATCTTCCAAGACGGAAAGCCATCCTCAACACTTGAATGAGTGGTGCCTGAAATGGGGGAAATTAACCCAAAACACATCCCCCACAATCCAAACTGTGAGGTGAATGCCGGGACCCATTTATTATTGTCcgtttaaattgtattttatgtttgatttgTATTCATGCAAAGCACTTTCTTTCAACTGTGGTATTTtttaagtgctctataaattaAGTGAAGTCAAGCTGAGGTgtttttatgttcatttttatttatgcatagcactttgttttaattgtgttgtttttcaaagtgctgtataaataaagttgagctgaGCTGAGGTGAACAACCTTAAACCTCAATTGTAAGGCTTCAATTGTAAGGCTTCAACTTAAGCTTAACGTCAAACATCCCAATGCCAATCTCTGACCTGCCATCTCTTCaaactatttattttgtaaCATCAACTTTGAGTTGACTTTAGCTTGAGTAACTCATCGCTTGCACCTAACCCAAGTGGCATCGGTCATCAGTCTACACTAAGGAGGCGGAATTGGTGCATGGCCAAATGAAAAAGTTGACAGCAACACTGTCTGCTTCTGTGAAGTCAGCAGGCTGACAAGCTCTGATGAACGCAGCGTCTCACTGGGCCTTGTGTCTCCCAGGGGCGGAGAGATGTTTGTGGTCGCACACCAGACACAAGCACAAACAAACACTCTGTCTCCCAGTGAGAGTAAAAATAAAGCAACGTGTCCCTCATTTTGGCAGCTTAGTGGAGTCTGAATGAGCTGCTGCATTAGACTTGATTTTCTGCAGCATCACTGCCACACGCACTTTTTGTGCACCCACTGCCACTGTATTAGGTTATCAGCCACCCAGACCCCACCCCCACTCACCGTCCTCCCTCCTTTGCACTTGCTGCACAACTGCAGAGAAAACAGCAGCAACCAGTAGAACAGTCGTGCAAGCAACTGAAAGTCTCTCTAATTGGctccacatgcacacactccaACTCACCAGTTGGGTTCTTGGTTTTCTTGAGGCTCCTGCCACAAAGACACTGCAGCATATGCGATCCTTTGCTAAAAATGTTCTTCCAAATAAACCGCATGGATTTGGCCGACAAGGGGGAGGAGTAGGAGTAGGAAGGAGAACAGGAGGTGGGAGACGAGAGGCGCACCGGATGCGGCAGCCTAAATTTCTGCCACCGCATGGGGGCCGACCCGCCCCCCTGTTTGCATGCCAGCGGAAACAGCCAGCTGTTGGGCTCAGTTCCACTGTGCTTGGCTCCGCCAATCTGCACCATAGAAAGGAAGAGCAGGAGCCAGCCCTGGCCGTCGCCCGGCTTCTCGCCCGCTTCAACGTATTTCTCCTTGTCGTTTTCCCCGCGCGCCAGGAAAAGAACGACCTCCGCCTCGGGCTGCTGCTGGAGAGGCCGGTGGTGCTCAGcagcggaggaggaggatgaggaggtggGGAAGAAGGAGGAGCGGTCGCTGCTGCTGCCGCGCTCCCGCCGCGGCGTCAAGAGCCCCCGAGCGCTCCTCTTCAAATGGCGTTGTCGTGTGCCGCGCGGCGCGGGGAGAGAAGTAGCAGCGGCGGACAGGCATGCGGCGGCGCTAGTGGGAAGTCGGCGGTACGCGGCAGCTGTCGGCTtctgcacaaaaaaacattgcatattAGTGATGGAGGGACGGCAGGGCTCGGTGCGtccggggggtggggggtaagtGGGCGGGATGCAGATCCCGGGTGTCCGTCAGCAAGTCACTGGCATCTTTGTATCAGTCGAGCGGGCAACAACTGCAGCGGGGGGCTGCTTTCCAaaggcacacgcacgcacgcgcgcacccACACACGCTAGACGCAGAATCCTCCAGCAGCTGCAGCCGCGCTGGTCCTCCTCCTCTGCTCACCGAGAGGAATCACTGCAGGGAATATCTGCACTGTCCCGCTCGGCGCTCCATTCCGTCGCAAAAGTCCCAATGAATATTTGATCTGTCTTTGGGCCTCCACTTCTCAATAATCCATAAACTCCGAAGCGCCAAGATGCCGCTGCTTCTGGCGCTGCCGCCTGCTCTCTTCCTCGCGCAGGCTGCACGTTGCGGGAGCTGTTGCGATAAAGTGGCCGCGGGAAGGGAGCTCGTGGGCACCCTCAGCTGCTGTTCTCCAGACAAGCGAAGGAGAGTTGCACCGAGTCTCTTTAAAGCAACCTGTGACGGAGCAGGAGTGAGCAACTACTAGGTGATATCCGGTGCACAAACTTCACAATAAAAGAGATGACGCGCAAATATTCCACAACGTGGTTCTCAACcacggtcctcgagtacccctatccagcctgttttccatgtctcccacaacctacacaggtgtttcaaacgatcagctaatcagcaagctctgcatgaagctgataacaatcctcagctgtgttggcagagggagacatggaaaacagactggataggggtacttggggaccgcggttgagaaccactacTCCACAAGGTGTGAGGGCGTGTAGTGCCCTAAAATGCAATCATTTCCTGAAAAGGCAATAatgcctgaaaatgtaatacaatttgCACTTATCTCAATCAAAGATAGAAAACTGAATAATGTAACAATTTCaccaataatataatttaaaaaagctgACTATATTGGAATAACATTTTTACCGATAATGTTATAGCCtactttattacattattggggaGTGGGGACTTACTACATTTTCAGGTGGGTCTTTTCTCTCTCACCGGGGCtggttgtatcactttttatacttttatatatttcttggaatcaatacatcatatataaacaaaatctataccagatgaaagaccaaagtcttgggtatatttttgtattcatgtcattttcatactttgtgtgagtgcagagttataagccatcaaatagagggagtgaacatgtgacatgatgCCCCACcgatgggtaagttgtcacactataaggggtaagatgtcacattggattttgcaacttatgaaacaaggacaaaattatccttgtttatctgtttttgtttgtttgtttttacagccagaataattgtttattattgatcttgaaaatgtactatagtcattgagcaagctttaatataaaatattatgaaatacattaaagtccttaggaactgctggcatatACATCATagcctgttttgcttcccttaaactcgaaatttgagtttaaattgaattttaaaaaattaagcgTTTTGGTTAATGGAAGGATGGTTCATCaagaaacttaaaccagtcctgaaATGTGGACATACTGTggttccaacaactggaaaatcattttttaaacaatgaaacaaaacctggaaaacgaatttcctcactcttcagactcatcatctgaagaacaatCTGGCATACGTAAACAGAGTTGCCAGAAGTGCGTTTATCATTGGCCagttctttgcatatgtgacaacaaatcccaaaatgactgagacaagttgccccaaactaccatgttggcttatacttgctctagtttaaaattatcttaaaacagagcagtgactgcggcatgacaagatgccggaatctctcctctaacgagtccacatgatttgctgctagaatttgtttatgtacgacgcctgtttcaaaatacatgaagttgaaaatttttactttgggttgtgcaaaacagatcactggcactcatatcagctaacaatgtgctattctcttctcagacagtacagtacacaacccctgaccatttatacgaagaaaactagtattccactttttcgttgcgccctctggtggagaagaaaatggcaatgtgacaacttacccctgatacaactagccccggtct
This window harbors:
- the LOC144039150 gene encoding uncharacterized protein LOC144039150 isoform X1; translated protein: MQCFFVQKPTAAAYRRLPTSAAACLSAAATSLPAPRGTRQRHLKRSARGLLTPRRERGSSSDRSSFFPTSSSSSSAAEHHRPLQQQPEAEVVLFLARGENDKEKYVEAGEKPGDGQGWLLLFLSMVQIGGAKHSGTEPNSWLFPLACKQGGGSAPMRWQKFRLPHPVRLSSPTSCSPSYSYSSPLSAKSMRFIWKNIFSKGSHMLQCLCGRSLKKTKNPTEPQLKGIVTRLFCRQGFYLQMGQDGSLDGTKDDSTNSSLFNLIPVGLRVVAIQSVKTGLYIAMNGEGHLYSSEMFTPECKFKESVFENYYVIYSSMLYRQKESGRAWFLGLNKEGQAMKGNRVKKTKPAAHFLPKPIEVAMYREPSLHDVGEAAPKIAGGPPSKSTTSEPVVMNGGKPVNKPDKEET
- the LOC144039150 gene encoding uncharacterized protein LOC144039150 isoform X2; the protein is MQCFFVQKPTAAAYRRLPTSAAACLSAAATSLPAPRGTRQRHLKRSARGLLTPRRERGSSSDRSSFFPTSSSSSSAAEHHRPLQQQPEAEVVLFLARGENDKEKYVEAGEKPGDGQGWLLLFLSMVQIGGAKHSGTEPNSWLFPLACKQGGGSAPMRWQKFRLPHPVRLSSPTSCSPSYSYSSPLSAKSMRFIWKNIFSKGSHMLQCLCGRSLKKTKNPTEPQLKGIVTRLFCRQGFYLQMGQDGSLDGTKDDSTNSSLFNLIPVGLRVVAIQSVKTGLYIAMNGEGHLYSSSPSLASIYHLSFPSHWKTDEEREMWRWEVRKQSFISQVISDIWCMCTHTHTQTHTHTHTHTYWLSCVPPSKHTV